DNA from Lates calcarifer isolate ASB-BC8 linkage group LG14, TLL_Latcal_v3, whole genome shotgun sequence:
ACTACATCTTATGAAAGGAATGTCAAATATCTGCCAAGTTGCTGGAGTGCACAGCCCTGCAGAGTGTAATGCCGTGAGTGGATGCATCACAAGCATTAAATGTGCTCTGGCATTTTGGGCGGTGTTCACAAAAAATCTCATGGAATCTGTATTAATTCTGATTCTTTTGGGCAACAGCTGCTTggtatttgtcttgtttttcatcGCTTGACTTTGGGAGAGATACTTTAGAACTCACGTCTAGCTGAGTCATGGTGTTTCGAACGTAGCTCTTGGCAATGAGGTGGTTGGCTCTTTCCAGTTGGCTACACATAATTTGGCTAAATTGCTCCGATGATCATGCGAGAACCTAAACTATACGTTTCACACGGTGCCACAGCTGAAAGAAAACCCACACAATCCGGCACAATCGTATTCCCACACTTCACTTTGATCAAAGCTTTCTTGCTCTGTCATCCATCAGGTTTATTTTCTCCTATCATTCCCAATGAGCACTAATTGGCATTCTTAATGTGGGGCAGCAGGATGAGGGAGCTTGATGTATTGCCTCACAGCTCAgttacaggggaaaaaaaaatgccttcGGTTTTTCCCATAAGAGGGATGCTAATGCCCATAACTGAAAGCAAATGTGAATTCCCAGAGAATCCAGGGTTTAACTGTTCCTATGGCCCATGGGAGAGGAAATTCAGCACGACGCAACAAAATAAGAATCCGATCTACTATAATTCTCAGCTGTAACTCATAATATACGGAGGGCATTGCTTGCATTTTATGCTCATGGGTAAAACTGAGCTTACCCAGGTTGGTTCTGGTTCCCATGGGTACAATCTGGCTTGTAGACACAAATCAACgtgagggagcagaggaaaacCAGTACGATTAACCCAACTAGACCTCACCTGCTTTGAATTTACAGAGGTTAAGGATGGAAAGGCCCATCTTCATATTAGCATAAGCTGTTAACAGAAACGCCACTGTGAAAGTTAAGTCAGTGCCTGAATGGTCTGAGGTCATAACTTGGCTCAGCACACCGGTGAGGCAGGGGGATCCAAGTTAGCGTGGATGGGAGAGATGTGCAGTGCAGCCTGGCACTCTATCCACGGGAAAACCCCTCTCTCTGGAACTCCTGCTGTTTTATGTGTTCGTAACAAATTTCGAGCTTTCAGATTGTACCGGCGCCACAAACTTGCATTGCTCTTCAAAGCTGCTTAGTTAGCCAAGTAAAAAGACAAATGGAAGAGCTATGGagttttgttccatttttaGGCAACTATAAATCTTTTAGTTTACAGTACATTTAGAAGTCATTTGTGTCATTAAAAAGCTAATTGGCCTGTAAAGTATAACAAACCCATCTACTTGCAAAACTCATGAACAGTTCAAGTCAGCAAATTTGGGGACTGTTTACATGACTGCCAAGcaacaaagacatgaaaaatatagtttttattttatgttacgTTCACTCCTCGGTCTCTTTTTTCCTTGATCACAACTTCTTGCGTAGTACACCATGATTGATGAGGCAGGCATTTTTGTAATGACTGCAAGAAGtctttatcacacacacaccccacaccaCTGTAGTGTATTTTCCATGAATAAATGTGCTTAGTGGCTGCGTCTCAGCCTCTAAAAATGAAGGAGATGTTAAAACTTTTCCAGTTACAAGAGTATTTACTGTCATCACAATGAAGGAAATTTGGCTGTAATAAAATGCAAACCAGACAGGGCTTGAGAGATTGCAGGAGACAAAGAGCTTTGTGTctggggcttttattttgttagtttGTCTTACATTCAGGTTGGCCTGGTGCCGGACCAGACATCATCTTAAAGAGGGAACAAAATCTGTTATTCTTAGGTTCAGACAGACTGTGCTTATAAAACCAATGTACATCAagtcacacatcacacaaatcCTACATCTGTTTCCACGACACTGTATCGCTGCAATCAACAACATAATAGAACTATGTCTtactttatttctctgtcaccAAAATGTATGGCAACTGTCTAGGAAAATTGATTTTCTATTCTAAGTGAAACATGAATCTACAGAACAATCCAAAGGTGACAACAGTTCAAGCATGCAACACAAtctagaaaaataaacattcttTAAATGCCCCTAACATTAACATGAGGTCTTAGCTGTGTCTGGGCATGACAGTAGTGTTTGAACAAGTGGATCTTCTCCTTATTCTATTGAGGCATTGCAAAAGTTCATCCGCATTGTTTTTCATACAGTATAAAGTGGAGTCAAGTTAGAACTAACTGGAGTTACAGAGTCTGATTAGGACAATCCTGAAACAGGAAGTATCAATCCCTGAGAAAAGGCAACTGAAGTCTTTCACAAAAGGGGTAAGCTATTCTTCTACCTTCCTTTTCAGCTTTCtgttctttgatttctttttccaCCTTCTTTTTCCAAGATGGTTGGTGAACAAATTATTgtatctctcttcctcctcctgctcctccctctcatcTTTGTACCAGGGTCCCCATACGCCCCCGTTGTACTGAGGGTTAGAACGCAGGTCTTTGGCTGGGTAGCGTACAGGTACTGCAGTCTTGTTGTACTGTGCTAGCCGCATTAGCATCTTCTTCACTATATGTGGGTAGCGCTGAGACAAGTCCACTCTCTCGTAAGGGTCGGCAGTTATGTTGAAAAGCCAAATGGATTTACCCCTGTCCCAACGGACGCGCTCATTATGCCAGCGATTGGTTAGCCGCTGGTTGGAGAAGGTTTGTGGGGGCACCCAGTCACTGTAGCCAGGAACACCTGTCAGGAGCTTCCAGTGGCCCACCCGGAGTGCAGCCTGGATGGCTGTGTTCCATAAGCCATACCCGGCTTTCCATGAACCATTCTTGGCTTTGATATAGATTGGGTCAATGTTATGAAGAATGTCCTGTCGAGGCGACGGGCGGCCTTCACTGATGGCCTCCCAGACATCGTACCCATCCAGATTTAGATCTTCGTCTAAGGTCCCTTCACCCAGGGTCACCAGTGTGGGGAACCAGTCAGTGATGTGAACCAAAGATCGACATTTTGTCCCTTTGTTCACCAACAGGGGACTGTGAACGAAGCCCACCGCCCTGATGCCACCCTCCCAGTAGGTGGCCTTACTTCCTCTGAGGGGCCAGTTGCTTCCACCAGCTAATGGCTGACCCCCATTATCTGAGGAGTACACTATAACTGAGTTGTCATAATAACCGTAGCGCTTTAGCGCAATTGTGAGGTTGTGGATGGCTTCATCTAGGCAGGACACCATTGCGGCATATTTACGACGATGCAAGTTTGGAATGCCCTTGTAGCGCTCGAGGTAGCGGGCAGGAACCTGCAGTGGGGAGTGAACAGCCTGATAGGCTAAATAGAGAAACAAaggctgtctgtgagggttgTGATTGGCTAAAATACTGATTGCCTTACGAGTGAACATCACAGTAGAGTACATGCCGCGGTCCTGTTCCCAAGCTGCCTCCTCCCCTTCATACAAATCATAACCACACATACCGGGTCCTTCACATTTATAGTGACTGTAGTAGTCCCCGCTTCCTAGCAGGGAGCCGAAGAAAGTGTCAAAGCCACGCTGGGTGGGCAGACAGCCACGCTTGTAGAAGCCCAGGTGCCATTTGCCCACCATGTGGGTGGAGTATCCTGCTTGCCTGAGCTTCTGGGGCAGGGTGACATTTTCCAGGGGCAGACAGTTGGGCTGGGTAGCTCGAATTATGGAGTGCTGCAGGCCTGTGTGGATCTGatacctgaaaaacaagaacagatATCACCTCGTCAGAGACATGATCAATTTTAGGGAAATATGCAACTTTGATGAGAGCTGGTCATCAAATAGAAAGTGCCTGAAAAAACTGTACTTACTGCAGGGATTTTTGTCCCTTTAAACGTGCTACTCAGAATTGAGTACCATATCCCTTAgctactgaacaaaaaataattactgtaaCTGTGAGAGGAACCAAGCCATGATTCAGTCTGCCATGACATTACATCTGATGATATTATGCCTTTACTTTGCTCTCTCCTACTAAGTGACATTTATGACCTGGCTGTATTTCCAAAAAACGCTGAAAGGCCTTCCTCTATATTCTTTGCTCAAACTGTCAAGAGTTGGACACCAGCTCATAAACTGGTCCAGATAGGATAATAGGGCCTGCTGCGtgagttcatttaaaaaatgttcacatgCTACTGTATGACATTTCAATAAAATAAtctaaacactgaaaacactgccaatgtgtgtgtataaaatcgAAGACTAGATTTTTTCCTCCCACAAAAGACTTCCCTCGCAGACCATTTGAAGGCAGTACGTTGTCTAGTTAAAGAGAGAATCTTTGTATGGAAATTACACACTGATACATTATTCAATCCAATTCTAATTACAATGGATCCTGTCCAAAGCAAACACATTTGAGAGAACAGAGGACTGCTTATAGGCTGGCAACCGAAGCACACAGCAATGTTCAACTGACGTCTAACAGTGCAGTGCAAGGAGGTGAATGGCTAATGGTAGGTGGAAGGGGGAGGCCCAGAGCAAAAACAGAAGACCTGTCACTCAAGGCcagacaggaagcagagttGTGACCTGGAGCTAATGATGCTGTTAGAGCTATCTTAACAGCAAAGCACACACTATTGATAAGTGAAGGGCAAACACTGCAGTTTATATCAAGGAACTTTTACATTAAGTGCAAAAGTAAACTTGTAAGTGCTTTTGGCAGTGAAGGAAGGATTAAGTCAGCCCACAATCTGGGGtaatttatttgacttttaaTGTCACTTAGCACAAAATTACCATATGACAGTATATCTCCAGGCATTTAGAAGAACTGTTGATTCTGACTTAACCAAATACCCCCCACCCATTGGACTCTCCCATTCCCACACCACCACGTCATCAATTACTCAAGGATTGAGAACGTCACCAATGACGTGCTTTGGAAGAAATTTATAAAGTGAAGTAAAAGC
Protein-coding regions in this window:
- the arsj gene encoding arylsulfatase J, with the protein product MFILWVPVSLFLSFIISQTWSVQMSWENWNAELRNRGNEFDKPSTQPHIIFILVDDQGFRDVGYHGSEIKTPTLDRLAAQGVKLENYYVQPLCSPSRSQLMTGRYQIHTGLQHSIIRATQPNCLPLENVTLPQKLRQAGYSTHMVGKWHLGFYKRGCLPTQRGFDTFFGSLLGSGDYYSHYKCEGPGMCGYDLYEGEEAAWEQDRGMYSTVMFTRKAISILANHNPHRQPLFLYLAYQAVHSPLQVPARYLERYKGIPNLHRRKYAAMVSCLDEAIHNLTIALKRYGYYDNSVIVYSSDNGGQPLAGGSNWPLRGSKATYWEGGIRAVGFVHSPLLVNKGTKCRSLVHITDWFPTLVTLGEGTLDEDLNLDGYDVWEAISEGRPSPRQDILHNIDPIYIKAKNGSWKAGYGLWNTAIQAALRVGHWKLLTGVPGYSDWVPPQTFSNQRLTNRWHNERVRWDRGKSIWLFNITADPYERVDLSQRYPHIVKKMLMRLAQYNKTAVPVRYPAKDLRSNPQYNGGVWGPWYKDEREEQEEEERYNNLFTNHLGKRRWKKKSKNRKLKRKVEE